The Temnothorax longispinosus isolate EJ_2023e chromosome 7, Tlon_JGU_v1, whole genome shotgun sequence genome contains a region encoding:
- the LOC139816573 gene encoding F-box/LRR-repeat protein 4-like, with amino-acid sequence MASNYQILYGESCGRYPYIGRKSVGEEDIRVDFIYQFVKKRYVKIHFNYSVFYTAPDIIGPPKFSNYEEPFQKLNRWNNDIDISITPWQYQESMTTYHSILRPPRHQHERPIGNNYIDIEFHEAVYPIRVSIYEMSRSNPGDVIQILAQDDSNNKWFKLWGTDDKSEIVPPTSRLFSPPLSHPRDFKTKMLRLFFKDRGTDFCKVPPYTKVDAVTLIGTSELVRPRNYEKSLSNLLKEINCMYFPHHEDIHNLTADFKNAHLDIDYLQRHFSEYCIIMEYCKDGSYIRRVSKGSILRKNLIHKNVSLEVIRHSNCAKRIKLSSDESKELSRRNISDLPDEILLIILKNLDLMTLCRLNYVNKRFNDLIRDPRLYTRLNIHCFAKYFGNIRLDMAERDMSNIFCYFTSRCKYLQQLDLTKSIFSVEDFNNFLDNCGRRLTHLRLEKCCSINNLALLKISEICVNLKELNLDCCNRIDDEGFSYLEKLNNLEYLNLCRTNIRVGRLHKILQKNQRMRDVDFRYTFLSRATTQFIKFCPNLEVIRLEDCINFTSQDIDVLADCKNVRKVYFPK; translated from the exons ATGGCATCCAATTACCAAATTTTATATGGTGAGAGTTGTGGTCGATATCCTTATATCGGCAGAAAATCCGTGGGAGAAGAGGATATTAGAGTTGACTTCATCTATCAATTTGTGAAGAAAAGATACGTTAAAATCCACTTTAATTACAGTGTATTTTATACTGCCCCTGACATAATTGGACCACCCAAATTTTCAAACTATGAAGAACCATTTcag AAATTGAATCGATGGAATAATGATATCGACATTTCAATAACTCCGTGGCAATACCAAGAATCCATGACAACTTATCATAGTATACTACGGCCACCACGGCATCAACATGAAAGACCGAtcggaaataattatattg atatcgaGTTTCATGAAGCTGTATATCCAATCAGAGTTTCTATATACGAAATGTCACGAAGCAATCCTGGAGacgtaattcaaattttggcTCAAGATGATTCTAATAATAAGTGGTTTAAATTGTGGGGAACTGATGATAAGTCTGAGATTGTACCCCCgacatcaagattattttctccacCCTTATCACACCCGCGTGACTTTAAAACGAAAATGCTAAgactattttttaaagacaGAGGTACAGATTTCTGTAAAGTACCTCCTTACACAAAGGTAGACGCTGTGACGCTTATCGGTACGTCAGAGTTGGTTCGTCCTAGAAATTATGAGAAGAGTTTAAGTAATCTGTTAAAGGAAATTAATTGCATGTACTTTCCACACCATGAggatattcataatttaacagcAGATTTCAAAAATGCACACTTAGATATAGATTATCTGCAACGacatttttctgaatattgcattataatGGAATATTGCAAGGATGGAAG CTACATAAGAAGGGTTTCTAAGGGGAGTATTTTGAGAAAGAATTTGATCCACAAAAATGTATCTCTGGAGGTAATTCGTCATTCGAATTGTGCAAAACGTATAAAACTCTCTTCAGATGAATCCAAGGAGCTATCACGTCGCAATATATCTGACCTTCCT gaTGAAATactactaataatattaaaaaacttggaTCTGATGACGTTATGCCGCttgaattatgtaaataaacgCTTCAATGATTTGATACGAGACCCTCGACTCTATACACGTTTGAATATACACTGTTTCGCAAAGTATTTTGGGAATATTCGGCTAGATATGGCAGAACGCGATATgagcaatatattttgttactttacatctagatgtaaatatttgcagcAGTTAGATCTTACAAAAAGCATATTTAGTGTTGAggattttaataactttcttGATAATTGTGGCAGACGTTTGACGCACTTAAGATTAGAAAAATGCTGTTCTATCAATAATCTTGCCCTACTtaaaatttcagagatatgtgtaaatttgaaag aattaaatctAGATTGTTGTAATCGCATAGACGACGAAGGATTTTCGTATctcgagaaattaaataatttggaatATTTAAACCTTTGTCGTACAAATATAAGAGTCGGACGCCTTCacaaaatactgcaaaaaaatcAACGGATGCGTGATGTCGATTTTAGATATACATTCTTGAGTAGAGCCACAAcacagtttataaaattttgtcctAACTTGGAAGTAATACGTTTAGAGGactgtattaattttacatcgcaGGATATTGACGTTCTCGCTGACTGTAAGAATGTACGAAAAGTGTATTTTCCCAAGTAA
- the LOC139816008 gene encoding protein transport protein Sec61 subunit alpha-like, with translation MQFREKVLWTAITLFIFLVCCQIPLSDIMSSDGADPFYWIRVILASNRGTLMELGISPIVTSGLIMQLLHGAKIIEVGDTPKDRALFNGAQKLFGMVITVGQAIVYVMTGMYGDPTEIGAGVCLLIFIQLFVAGLIVLHPLKREFYKFNT, from the exons ATGCAGTTCAGAGAAAAAGTACTATGGACagcaattacattatttatcttCTTAGTATGTTGCCAG ATTCCGTTGTCCGATATCATGTCTTCGGACGGCGCGGATCCATTCTATTGGATTCGTGTGATACTTGCATCAAACAGAGGAACCCTTATGGAATTGGGTATCTCGCCGATCGTTACTTCGGGTCTTATTATGCAACTGCTTCATGGTGCGAAGATTATTGAGGTCGGCGATACTCCAAAAGATAGAGCGTTATTCAACGGCGCGCAGAAAt tATTTGGCATGGTTATTACCGTTGGACAAGCCATTGTGTATGTAATGACCGGAATGTACGGTGATCCGACTGAAATTGGGGCTGGTGTTTGTCTCCTGATTTTCATCCAGTTATTCGTCGCTGGACTTATCGTATTGCATCCACTAAAAAGGGAGTTTTATAAGTTCAACACCTAA